The following proteins are co-located in the Brevibacillus laterosporus DSM 25 genome:
- a CDS encoding apolipoprotein A1/A4/E family protein, whose translation MKRLKKVKSKIVIGVLAVGLIGSLGTAFAAVDVGGQLKNWYDKQFAASASSITKEAVNYGNEKKAITEGEINKLKNQVADRVKQAGSEEANRAVASVTAAKNDYLNALRGKTNEIKGNMQNQYNQKVEGLKQEINKAANHTKVNSIVDLTNKVNHAGEAGKQEVRTNVTSAQDKAKQELTSAINDAKNTINGLIREKEASSKEETKRFIDEKVAEIQKVVDESAKLLEKQVKDAIKDTGAKAEKDAKNSLDQLVADQFK comes from the coding sequence ATGAAGAGGTTGAAAAAAGTAAAAAGTAAAATCGTGATTGGTGTGTTAGCAGTTGGTCTGATTGGTAGCTTAGGTACTGCATTTGCGGCCGTTGATGTAGGTGGCCAGCTTAAAAATTGGTATGATAAACAATTCGCTGCTTCAGCATCGTCTATTACGAAAGAAGCGGTTAATTACGGAAACGAGAAAAAGGCAATTACAGAAGGTGAGATTAATAAGCTAAAGAATCAGGTTGCTGACCGTGTTAAGCAAGCGGGTAGCGAGGAAGCAAATCGTGCCGTCGCTTCAGTAACAGCTGCTAAAAACGATTATTTGAATGCTTTGAGAGGCAAAACGAACGAAATCAAGGGCAATATGCAGAACCAATACAACCAGAAGGTAGAGGGATTAAAGCAGGAAATTAACAAAGCAGCCAATCATACAAAAGTCAATTCGATCGTCGATCTTACAAATAAAGTGAACCACGCTGGAGAAGCAGGAAAACAAGAAGTAAGAACAAACGTTACTAGTGCACAAGACAAAGCAAAGCAAGAACTAACCAGTGCGATTAACGATGCTAAGAATACGATTAATGGTTTGATTCGCGAGAAAGAAGCTAGCTCTAAAGAGGAAACAAAACGCTTTATTGACGAAAAAGTTGCTGAAATCCAAAAAGTAGTTGACGAATCCGCTAAATTATTGGAGAAACAAGTGAAGGATGCTATTAAAGATACAGGTGCTAAGGCTGAAAAGGATGCAAAGAATAGCTTGGATCAACTAGTAGCCGATCAATTTAAATAA
- the lepB gene encoding signal peptidase I, producing the protein MEMIKLKTKENDATPNQPKKSFQSELFSWLRFFLVLAVGYFLMINSIGLTRVVGHSMDPTMQDGSIVLLNKIPTHFAKPAFGDVVVIHEEAKGYEIIKRIIGLPGDTVKIEKGVVYVNDSPLPELYTQGVSEDIALLTISQDHMFVLGDNRTLGESMDSRDPSIGQIPITDIKGYVSLSLFPFYQVAKPLEL; encoded by the coding sequence ATGGAAATGATAAAACTAAAAACAAAAGAAAATGATGCCACACCTAACCAACCTAAAAAGTCATTCCAATCTGAGCTTTTCAGTTGGCTACGTTTTTTTCTGGTATTAGCAGTCGGTTACTTTCTTATGATAAATAGCATTGGTCTTACAAGGGTAGTTGGTCATTCGATGGATCCTACCATGCAGGATGGAAGTATCGTCCTGTTGAATAAAATTCCGACTCATTTTGCAAAGCCAGCTTTTGGTGATGTAGTGGTTATTCACGAGGAAGCGAAGGGGTACGAAATCATAAAAAGAATTATTGGTTTGCCTGGTGATACGGTGAAAATTGAAAAAGGAGTCGTCTATGTGAATGATAGCCCTCTGCCAGAACTATATACGCAAGGCGTATCGGAGGATATAGCTCTACTTACAATTTCTCAGGATCACATGTTTGTGTTAGGAGATAATCGAACATTGGGTGAAAGTATGGATAGCCGTGATCCTAGCATTGGTCAAATACCTATTACAGATATTAAGGGTTATGTTTCCTTATCGCTGTTTCCCTTTTATCAAGTAGCTAAGCCTTTAGAATTGTAA
- a CDS encoding cytochrome ubiquinol oxidase subunit I, translating into MDLDSTMLARILTSVTLGFHIIFASMGVGIPLVISIAEFIGIRKKDKAYLLMARRWTRGFTVTVAVGVVTGTCIGLQLSLLWPSFMKLAGEVIALPLFLETFMFFFEAIFLGIYIYTWDRFKNPYLHWLISIPVIIGSTGSAFFIMTVNAFMNTPQGFTLVDGVLRDIQPMVAMFNPATPSKVGHMVFAAYATSAYVMAAIAALSMLKGKTHSYHKKALNLSLTLAFIFSMGTAVWGDIAGKFLAEYQPAKLAAAEWHFETTDKAEFVFGGVLDKEKQEVKYAIKVPYALSILATNSPNGVVVGLNDIPRDEWPPLFIHYLFDSMATIGGYMALVPVLYFLIVKVRKRVPPKWILWASALGAPLGFLAIEFGWMFAEIGRQPWILNGYLRTMHAATTANNVGEMLILFCLLYAFLGTVCALVLKRMFKDKPVELELEK; encoded by the coding sequence TTGGATCTGGATAGCACTATGTTAGCCCGAATACTAACATCCGTGACACTGGGGTTTCATATTATTTTTGCTTCAATGGGTGTAGGTATTCCTTTGGTTATCTCTATTGCCGAGTTTATTGGAATTCGTAAAAAAGACAAAGCTTATCTATTAATGGCACGCCGTTGGACACGAGGATTCACTGTGACAGTAGCAGTTGGGGTAGTGACAGGAACCTGTATCGGGTTACAATTAAGTCTTTTGTGGCCATCATTTATGAAATTGGCCGGAGAGGTAATAGCATTACCGCTGTTTTTAGAAACGTTTATGTTCTTCTTTGAAGCAATTTTCTTAGGCATTTATATTTATACATGGGACCGATTTAAGAATCCGTATCTTCACTGGCTTATCTCTATTCCAGTGATAATTGGTTCCACTGGTTCTGCTTTCTTCATTATGACAGTGAATGCTTTTATGAATACGCCGCAGGGCTTCACCCTAGTGGATGGAGTACTGCGTGATATTCAACCGATGGTAGCGATGTTTAATCCAGCTACACCTTCTAAGGTGGGGCATATGGTCTTTGCTGCTTATGCCACTAGTGCCTATGTGATGGCTGCAATCGCTGCCCTAAGCATGCTAAAGGGGAAGACGCATTCCTATCACAAAAAGGCACTTAACCTGTCACTGACACTTGCGTTTATCTTTTCCATGGGGACTGCTGTGTGGGGAGATATCGCTGGTAAATTCCTAGCCGAGTATCAACCTGCGAAGCTAGCGGCAGCAGAATGGCATTTTGAAACCACTGACAAGGCAGAATTTGTGTTTGGTGGTGTTTTGGATAAAGAAAAGCAAGAGGTTAAGTATGCAATTAAGGTACCCTATGCCTTGAGTATTTTAGCGACTAATTCCCCAAATGGCGTAGTGGTAGGGTTAAATGACATTCCCCGCGATGAATGGCCTCCACTGTTTATTCATTATCTGTTTGATAGTATGGCAACCATTGGCGGATATATGGCATTAGTTCCAGTGCTTTACTTCTTGATTGTAAAAGTACGGAAGCGAGTACCACCTAAATGGATTTTGTGGGCTTCTGCTCTTGGAGCTCCACTCGGATTTTTAGCGATTGAATTTGGCTGGATGTTTGCGGAGATTGGTAGACAACCTTGGATATTAAATGGTTATTTACGAACGATGCATGCAGCGACGACGGCAAATAATGTCGGTGAAATGCTCATTCTTTTCTGCTTGCTGTACGCCTTTCTGGGAACGGTGTGCGCCCTTGTCCTGAAGCGAATGTTCAAAGATAAACCAGTCGAATTGGAACTGGAAAAATAG
- a CDS encoding cytochrome d ubiquinol oxidase subunit II, translating to MTLALLGITILWIFLYGYLIIASIDFGAGFFAYYSRRRKKDHIVNGIIQRYLSPVWEVTNVFLIFFIVGIVGFFPDTAYYYGTALLIPGSLALVLLSLRGSFYAFAHYGARDSTFYYGIYGITGLLLPAALSTVLVASEGGFIVEEGNKIHLLMGKMLATPYTYAVILLALVSVLFISATFLTFYANKAGDKGATKMLHSYAMIWSLPTIIASLLVFWTIQIHNPEHYAKMLENGWFFVVSFIWFMIATFLLYKRRAYGWAFIAVMLQFFFAFFGYGKAHLPYLLYPYITITDSINSPEMGKALVIGFIAGLCLLVPSLILLMRLFLFDAKYVKGDKKNQ from the coding sequence ATGACGCTTGCACTTCTAGGGATTACCATACTGTGGATTTTCCTGTATGGCTATCTGATCATTGCTTCCATTGACTTTGGAGCGGGATTTTTTGCTTACTATTCTAGACGCCGCAAGAAGGACCACATCGTGAACGGAATTATTCAGCGCTATTTGTCTCCTGTCTGGGAAGTTACAAATGTGTTTTTAATCTTCTTTATTGTGGGGATTGTCGGCTTTTTCCCAGACACAGCTTATTATTACGGCACAGCGTTATTAATCCCCGGTAGTTTAGCTTTAGTGTTGTTGTCATTACGTGGTTCTTTCTATGCATTTGCGCATTACGGGGCTAGAGACAGTACATTTTATTATGGAATTTATGGGATTACGGGCTTGTTGCTTCCTGCTGCTTTATCTACCGTTCTTGTAGCATCAGAGGGTGGATTTATTGTGGAAGAAGGCAATAAGATCCATCTGTTAATGGGCAAAATGCTGGCAACACCTTACACATATGCTGTTATATTACTTGCTTTAGTCAGCGTATTATTTATTAGTGCAACCTTTTTGACCTTTTATGCTAACAAAGCAGGTGACAAGGGCGCGACCAAGATGTTGCACTCTTATGCAATGATCTGGTCTCTTCCAACTATAATTGCTAGCTTGCTTGTGTTTTGGACCATTCAGATTCATAACCCAGAGCATTATGCCAAAATGTTGGAAAACGGCTGGTTTTTCGTCGTATCTTTTATTTGGTTTATGATAGCCACCTTTTTATTGTATAAACGACGCGCGTATGGTTGGGCGTTTATTGCGGTCATGCTACAGTTTTTCTTTGCTTTCTTCGGATATGGTAAAGCGCATTTACCTTACTTGTTGTATCCCTACATCACAATCACTGATAGTATTAACAGTCCAGAGATGGGGAAAGCACTGGTCATTGGATTCATAGCAGGGCTGTGTTTATTAGTTCCTTCGCTTATTTTGTTGATGAGGCTCTTCTTATTTGACGCTAAATACGTCAAAGGGGACAAGAAAAACCAGTAA
- a CDS encoding rhodanese-like domain-containing protein, whose amino-acid sequence MSNIVREITPEEVLTKVKEKAAIQIIDVREPEEWVAGHIAEAILIPLNDVPASLDRFDTSKEIIMVCRSGARSYHACEFLKHNGIEAVNMEGGMLAWPGEIAR is encoded by the coding sequence ATGAGTAATATCGTGAGGGAAATTACACCTGAAGAGGTGTTGACGAAAGTAAAGGAGAAGGCTGCTATTCAAATTATTGATGTGAGAGAACCAGAAGAGTGGGTAGCAGGTCATATTGCAGAAGCGATCTTAATTCCCTTAAATGATGTACCAGCTTCTCTGGACCGATTTGATACTTCCAAAGAAATCATCATGGTATGCCGAAGTGGAGCAAGAAGCTACCATGCTTGTGAATTTTTAAAGCATAATGGAATTGAAGCAGTCAATATGGAAGGCGGCATGCTGGCTTGGCCAGGAGAGATTGCTCGCTAA
- a CDS encoding SCO family protein, whose amino-acid sequence MEDVTAGSLYRKWLPIFGVIIILIAVGSVLYKSYFSTADMPIIKKVQDFTLERMDGQNVKLSDSNGKVRLVSFIFLRCPDVCPLTTQHMVDLQNKLKEDGMYGKDIEFISVTFDYENDTPEALQKYAKAVQADPSGWQFLRGPDDIMKPILNDFWIGAEKQKDGLYVHTMKTFLLDKNQNIRQIYGMADDMDKEKILREMKKLVRE is encoded by the coding sequence ATGGAGGATGTAACAGCAGGGAGCCTCTATCGAAAGTGGTTGCCCATCTTTGGAGTTATTATTATTCTGATCGCTGTAGGCAGTGTTTTGTACAAGAGCTATTTTTCTACGGCTGATATGCCAATTATTAAGAAAGTTCAAGATTTTACGTTGGAGCGTATGGACGGGCAGAATGTCAAACTTTCTGATTCCAATGGTAAAGTCCGCCTCGTCTCATTCATTTTTTTACGTTGTCCCGACGTATGTCCGCTTACCACGCAACATATGGTGGATTTACAGAATAAATTAAAAGAAGATGGGATGTATGGAAAAGACATAGAGTTTATTTCGGTCACATTTGATTATGAGAACGATACTCCAGAAGCATTACAGAAATATGCGAAAGCAGTTCAAGCTGATCCAAGCGGCTGGCAATTCCTACGTGGACCAGATGACATTATGAAGCCTATATTGAACGATTTCTGGATCGGGGCAGAGAAGCAAAAAGACGGCTTATATGTACATACCATGAAGACATTCCTGTTAGACAAAAATCAAAATATTCGTCAGATATATGGTATGGCGGATGATATGGATAAAGAAAAGATTTTGCGAGAAATGAAAAAACTAGTCAGAGAGTAA
- a CDS encoding phosphate ABC transporter substrate-binding protein, with product MKKISSILMAGMLSVGLLLTGCGAGGTSNATAPATPAPAKTETKTDTNTASSGSITAVGSTAMQPLVEQAAKKFMEKNQQVQIQVQGGGSGTGLSQVANGASTIGNSDIFAEEKKGIPADQLVDHKIAVVGMAAVTHPKAGVDNLTKQQLIDIFTGKVTNWKEVGGADQKVTLVNRPKNSGTRATFVQYALDGAEEAEGITEDSSGTVRKIIAETPGAIGYLGTSYLNDTVKAVKLDGVEATTENIVTNKYKVWAYQHMYTKGEPTGAQKEFLEFMASDEVQTGIVQELKYIPASAMKVERTAKGEITQK from the coding sequence TTGAAAAAGATTTCATCCATTCTTATGGCAGGTATGCTATCTGTAGGTTTACTTTTAACTGGCTGCGGAGCGGGAGGCACTTCTAATGCGACAGCACCGGCTACACCAGCACCAGCCAAAACAGAAACGAAAACAGATACAAATACAGCCAGCAGCGGTTCTATCACAGCTGTAGGGTCCACAGCAATGCAGCCGTTAGTAGAGCAAGCAGCTAAGAAATTTATGGAGAAAAATCAGCAAGTGCAAATTCAAGTGCAAGGTGGAGGTAGTGGTACGGGTTTGAGCCAGGTGGCCAATGGTGCATCTACTATCGGAAACTCTGATATTTTTGCGGAAGAAAAGAAAGGAATTCCTGCTGACCAATTGGTAGATCACAAAATTGCTGTAGTAGGTATGGCAGCCGTGACTCATCCTAAGGCGGGTGTAGATAATCTAACAAAGCAACAATTAATTGATATCTTTACAGGCAAAGTAACGAACTGGAAAGAAGTCGGTGGAGCGGATCAAAAGGTTACATTGGTCAACCGCCCGAAAAACTCTGGTACTCGTGCTACTTTCGTACAATATGCTTTGGATGGTGCAGAGGAAGCTGAAGGTATCACAGAGGATTCTTCCGGTACAGTTCGCAAAATTATTGCTGAAACACCTGGGGCAATCGGATACCTTGGTACTTCATATCTAAATGACACTGTTAAAGCAGTAAAACTAGATGGTGTAGAAGCTACAACAGAAAACATCGTAACGAATAAATATAAAGTGTGGGCTTATCAGCACATGTATACAAAAGGTGAGCCAACTGGTGCGCAAAAAGAGTTCTTGGAATTCATGGCAAGTGACGAAGTACAAACAGGAATCGTACAAGAATTGAAATACATCCCAGCCTCTGCCATGAAGGTGGAAAGAACAGCTAAGGGTGAGATTACACAAAAATAG
- the pstC gene encoding phosphate ABC transporter permease subunit PstC, with amino-acid sequence MSAEQRTTLLQQGTPVRAGQMRNSASAKKLSDRFHINKKHEWEEKAGKLITAVCAGLLGLLTLSILYFIASRGLATFMVDGVSVSQFFTGTKWDPEAEPGQFGAVAFILGSFGVTLIATMIAAPLGIGAAVYMTEIAPKFGQKVLKPVMELLVGIPSVVYGYVGLTLLVPFLRSQFDILGFSLLAGGIVLAIMILPTVTSVAADAIATVPQELRNASLALGATRWQTIRHVVLYTARSGCLTGVVLGMARAFGEALAVQMVIGNTMKLPGGLFDPSITLTSGITLNMGNTIPGTPYHNALWSMCLVLLAMSLLFILVVRLIGRKKGAK; translated from the coding sequence GTGAGCGCTGAGCAAAGAACAACACTGTTACAGCAGGGAACACCAGTAAGAGCGGGGCAAATGAGAAACTCCGCTTCTGCCAAAAAACTTTCCGACCGGTTCCACATCAATAAAAAACATGAATGGGAAGAAAAAGCAGGGAAGCTGATTACAGCTGTCTGTGCGGGATTGTTAGGCCTTCTAACGCTCTCCATCCTCTATTTTATTGCTTCGCGTGGCCTCGCTACCTTTATGGTGGACGGGGTTAGCGTGTCGCAATTTTTTACCGGTACAAAATGGGACCCGGAAGCAGAGCCAGGTCAATTTGGAGCAGTAGCCTTTATACTAGGTTCCTTTGGAGTTACATTGATTGCAACAATGATTGCAGCCCCTTTAGGTATTGGAGCAGCTGTGTATATGACTGAGATTGCTCCCAAGTTTGGTCAAAAGGTATTGAAGCCAGTTATGGAGTTGTTAGTTGGAATTCCATCGGTTGTATACGGATATGTAGGTCTTACCTTGCTTGTTCCGTTTCTTCGCAGTCAATTTGATATTTTAGGATTTAGCTTACTTGCAGGGGGAATTGTTCTAGCAATTATGATCCTGCCCACTGTGACCAGTGTTGCCGCTGATGCAATCGCCACTGTGCCACAGGAATTACGCAATGCCTCGCTAGCGCTAGGTGCTACTCGTTGGCAAACGATTCGCCATGTTGTGCTATATACAGCACGTTCTGGTTGTCTGACAGGTGTTGTTCTTGGTATGGCTCGGGCCTTCGGTGAGGCGTTAGCTGTCCAAATGGTTATCGGAAATACGATGAAGCTACCTGGAGGTTTATTCGATCCGTCGATTACTCTGACAAGTGGTATCACATTAAATATGGGAAATACGATCCCAGGTACTCCCTACCATAATGCGCTTTGGTCCATGTGCTTGGTTCTGTTGGCTATGTCCCTATTGTTTATCTTGGTGGTTCGCTTAATCGGTAGAAAGAAGGGGGCAAAATAA
- the pstA gene encoding phosphate ABC transporter permease PstA, whose protein sequence is MTNKQKDKIATFLLTGIAVLLIAMLIGLLGFVISKGAAKLNWNFITSPPDMLNAGGGIGPQLFNSLYLLVLTMCFAVPIGLGAGIYLAEYAPDRKWVQMIRMSIEVLSSLPSIVVGMFGLLLFVSMTGWGYSLISGAMALTVFNLPLIVRITEDALRSVPQDQKEASYALGVTKWKTIVSVLLPAALPGLITGFVLASGRVFGEAAALLFTAGMTSPDIQFNNFDLSSPSSPWNVFRPAESLAVHIWKINAEGLVADAREIADGAAAILVIAVLLFNGGARWFGRWLHKRLTKIAA, encoded by the coding sequence ATGACTAACAAGCAAAAGGATAAAATTGCCACCTTTCTACTAACTGGAATTGCTGTTCTCTTAATTGCTATGTTGATTGGTCTTTTAGGTTTTGTGATCAGCAAAGGGGCAGCAAAATTAAATTGGAATTTTATCACATCCCCGCCTGACATGTTAAACGCAGGTGGAGGAATTGGTCCACAGCTATTTAACTCCCTATATTTATTGGTTTTAACTATGTGCTTCGCTGTTCCTATTGGGCTTGGCGCAGGAATTTACTTGGCTGAATACGCACCTGATCGAAAGTGGGTGCAAATGATTCGTATGTCTATTGAGGTACTTTCTTCCCTGCCGTCCATTGTTGTAGGTATGTTTGGACTGTTGCTTTTTGTTAGTATGACAGGCTGGGGATATTCATTGATCTCTGGTGCGATGGCTCTGACTGTATTTAATCTACCGTTAATCGTCCGTATTACAGAGGATGCCTTGCGTTCTGTCCCACAAGACCAGAAGGAAGCCAGCTATGCATTAGGTGTAACGAAATGGAAAACAATTGTTTCGGTCCTATTACCTGCTGCATTGCCTGGCTTGATTACAGGATTTGTACTTGCTTCTGGGCGCGTATTTGGAGAAGCGGCGGCGTTACTGTTTACAGCGGGTATGACCTCCCCTGATATACAATTCAATAACTTTGACCTAAGTAGCCCTTCTTCTCCATGGAACGTATTCCGTCCAGCAGAGTCTTTGGCTGTGCACATCTGGAAAATTAATGCGGAAGGTCTCGTTGCAGATGCACGGGAAATTGCGGATGGAGCGGCAGCTATTCTAGTGATCGCAGTTCTACTGTTTAATGGTGGGGCACGTTGGTTTGGCCGTTGGTTGCATAAACGTTTAACCAAAATTGCCGCGTAA
- the pstB gene encoding phosphate ABC transporter ATP-binding protein PstB, giving the protein MPITIAQKTAIIEAESLSVFYGDKHAVKNINIQMERNTVTALIGPSGCGKSSFLRTINRMNEEIRGCRVTGRLLLDGADIYGSSVKKEGLRQSVGMLFQRANPFQKSIYENIAFAPRFHGTSNKAELNYIVEESLRKAALWDEVKDRLNDSALALSGGQQQRLCLARAIAMKPGVLLLDEPCSALDPISTSKIEELIIQLKHDYTIVIVTHNMHQAVRVADETAFFLMGELVEKASTNNLFNDPKRAETADYLSGRFG; this is encoded by the coding sequence ATGCCAATAACAATCGCCCAGAAAACAGCTATTATTGAAGCAGAGAGCTTGTCCGTGTTTTATGGTGATAAACATGCTGTAAAAAATATTAACATCCAAATGGAGCGCAATACAGTAACGGCGCTGATCGGTCCGTCGGGTTGTGGGAAATCTAGCTTTTTACGCACGATTAACCGAATGAACGAAGAGATTAGAGGTTGTCGTGTGACAGGGAGACTTTTGCTAGATGGAGCGGATATTTATGGTTCTTCAGTAAAAAAGGAGGGACTTCGTCAATCGGTGGGAATGCTGTTCCAACGTGCGAATCCCTTCCAAAAATCCATCTATGAAAATATTGCATTTGCACCACGATTTCACGGGACGTCAAATAAGGCCGAATTGAACTATATAGTGGAAGAAAGCTTACGAAAGGCTGCACTATGGGATGAAGTGAAGGATCGGTTGAATGATTCCGCCCTAGCTCTGTCTGGTGGTCAGCAGCAACGTCTATGCTTAGCACGAGCAATCGCAATGAAGCCGGGAGTTCTGCTCTTAGATGAGCCGTGTTCAGCGTTAGACCCAATTTCTACTTCGAAGATTGAAGAGCTCATCATCCAGTTGAAACACGATTATACGATTGTCATTGTGACTCATAATATGCATCAGGCTGTACGAGTAGCAGATGAGACGGCTTTCTTTCTCATGGGAGAGCTAGTGGAGAAAGCTTCAACTAACAATTTATTCAATGATCCGAAGCGAGCAGAAACGGCCGATTATCTTAGTGGCCGTTTTGGTTAA